The Myxococcales bacterium genome has a segment encoding these proteins:
- a CDS encoding NADH-quinone oxidoreductase subunit H, producing MSPPWLWLVVGHALTCILMLITGVGLAFVLAGLERRESPLLVGQGALLGHKGALRLRGLSLVFVDALKLLFKEDLIPPRAHRGLFVLAPVWCLAGAVLMGSVIPLGPPLCPAAVTEVLAEGTCAAAWPLQALPVPDGLLVFAALSVASAFGLAMAGWASRSKWALLSSLRASFQAASFAVPMGLGVLSVAVLFGSFDLAALVERQGAWPWQWGVWGVPHVMAFVVVWTALILGTPRTPLRLDDGRSDAIGCLVEYSGVRAGLFRLAELMRAVFASALVVTLFFGGWRFPGFEGLSARWPSGLVVFVGFAVFCVKVTLACAVQLLARGSVVRPRPDQVLDLVWRRLVPFGALTLLVSGLWRLLGCAEGGA from the coding sequence ATGAGTCCGCCCTGGCTCTGGCTGGTCGTGGGCCATGCGCTCACCTGCATTCTCATGCTCATCACCGGGGTGGGGCTTGCGTTCGTGCTGGCAGGCCTCGAACGCCGAGAGTCTCCCTTGCTGGTCGGGCAGGGGGCGCTGCTCGGGCACAAGGGAGCCTTGCGGCTGCGCGGTTTGTCGCTGGTCTTCGTGGACGCGCTCAAGCTCTTGTTCAAAGAGGATCTGATTCCGCCTCGCGCGCACCGAGGGCTCTTCGTGCTGGCGCCCGTCTGGTGCCTTGCGGGTGCCGTGCTCATGGGCTCCGTGATCCCGCTAGGGCCTCCGCTGTGCCCGGCCGCGGTCACCGAGGTGCTGGCCGAAGGCACGTGCGCGGCCGCATGGCCTCTTCAGGCGCTTCCGGTACCCGACGGCCTCCTGGTGTTCGCGGCCCTTTCGGTGGCGAGCGCGTTCGGTCTGGCCATGGCGGGCTGGGCCTCGCGCAGCAAGTGGGCCCTGCTCTCGAGCCTGCGGGCCTCGTTTCAAGCCGCGTCCTTCGCGGTGCCGATGGGATTGGGGGTGCTGAGCGTGGCGGTGCTTTTTGGTTCCTTCGATCTGGCGGCGCTCGTCGAGCGGCAGGGCGCCTGGCCGTGGCAGTGGGGGGTGTGGGGCGTTCCGCACGTGATGGCCTTCGTGGTCGTTTGGACCGCGCTCATCCTGGGCACGCCGCGTACTCCCTTGCGTCTCGACGACGGACGCAGCGACGCGATCGGCTGTCTCGTCGAGTATTCGGGCGTGCGGGCTGGTTTGTTCAGGCTCGCCGAGTTGATGCGGGCTGTGTTCGCAAGCGCGCTCGTCGTCACCCTGTTTTTCGGCGGCTGGCGCTTTCCGGGCTTCGAGGGCCTGTCGGCGCGCTGGCCTTCCGGGCTGGTGGTGTTCGTGGGCTTCGCAGTGTTCTGTGTGAAGGTCACCCTGGCCTGCGCCGTGCAACTGCTGGCCCGGGGAAGCGTGGTGAGGCCACGCCCCGACCAGGTGCTGGATCTCGTCTGGCGGCGTCTCGTGCCCTTTGGGGCGTTGACCCTGCTCGTCTCCGGGCTCTGGCGGCTCTTGGGGTGTGCGGAGGGCGGGGCGTGA
- a CDS encoding 4Fe-4S dicluster domain-containing protein produces MNLRLPSVKRPPPGGLFRDLLGLARGLGATVAHLLKKSPASLLPVAPAGTLRLVAAGPGPHACIGCGWCVAACPPKCLTLVLPPGTPEPTLDPSARLELDQLQCTSCARCVEVCPVDALDLKGELARPTSSRDAAILVLPLVSHPGSSRDP; encoded by the coding sequence GTGAATCTTCGTCTACCCAGTGTCAAGCGCCCGCCTCCGGGCGGCCTGTTTCGTGACCTCCTGGGGCTGGCGCGGGGCCTGGGGGCCACGGTGGCGCATCTGCTCAAAAAATCTCCAGCCTCGTTATTGCCGGTAGCACCTGCAGGAACCCTCCGCCTCGTCGCGGCGGGACCGGGCCCTCACGCGTGTATCGGGTGCGGATGGTGCGTGGCAGCCTGCCCACCGAAGTGCCTCACCCTGGTGCTGCCGCCCGGGACACCCGAGCCAACGCTCGACCCCTCAGCGCGGCTCGAGCTCGATCAACTCCAGTGCACGAGCTGCGCACGATGTGTCGAGGTTTGTCCCGTGGATGCGTTGGATTTGAAAGGTGAGCTCGCGCGACCCACGAGCTCGCGCGACGCTGCGATTCTCGTGCTTCCCTTGGTTTCGCATCCGGGTTCGTCACGCGACCCTTGA
- the rodA gene encoding rod shape-determining protein RodA, with the protein MLKVFSWRKLVFRFDWTLVLGTLVVVFLGLVNLWGSVKDQQYLLFARQLSWVGLGLVLFFVIASIDYRIIARYAYVLYGGGALLLVAVLLAGKMVAGARRWFDLGPSHFQPSEIMKVVVILALGKYLNDTPVLEGRTLRHLAMPVVIVGVPFLLIAAQPDLGTAMMVALIFLSVMITARLRVKTMLGLAALALLAAAPIWEYVLHDYQRSRVLAFINPALDPATAWQPRQAMNAVGSGRFIGKGFLEGNQIRLRNLPALWTDFPFAVWAEEWGFLGCLVMLGAYTFLIMRALRVASEARDRFGAAVCVGAAAIMFWQVTVNIGMVTGVLPVVGVTLPLVSYGGSSILTVLVSLGLVMNVSVRRYAY; encoded by the coding sequence ATGTTGAAAGTCTTTTCATGGCGCAAGCTGGTGTTCCGTTTCGACTGGACCTTGGTGCTCGGCACCTTGGTCGTGGTCTTCCTTGGTCTCGTGAACCTGTGGGGCTCGGTCAAGGACCAGCAGTACTTGCTGTTTGCGCGGCAGCTGTCGTGGGTGGGGCTTGGCTTGGTGCTCTTCTTCGTGATCGCATCGATCGACTACCGGATCATCGCACGCTACGCGTACGTGCTTTACGGCGGCGGAGCGCTGCTGTTGGTGGCCGTATTGCTCGCGGGAAAGATGGTCGCCGGGGCACGCCGCTGGTTCGACCTTGGACCCTCGCACTTCCAGCCGTCGGAGATCATGAAGGTGGTCGTGATCCTCGCCCTCGGCAAGTATTTGAACGATACGCCCGTGCTGGAGGGCCGGACCCTGCGCCACCTGGCGATGCCCGTGGTGATCGTGGGTGTCCCCTTCCTCCTCATCGCGGCGCAACCCGACCTGGGGACGGCCATGATGGTCGCACTCATCTTTCTGTCGGTCATGATTACCGCGCGGCTGCGCGTCAAGACGATGCTGGGCTTGGCTGCGCTGGCCTTGCTGGCCGCCGCGCCGATCTGGGAGTACGTGCTTCACGACTACCAGCGCAGCCGCGTGCTCGCCTTCATCAATCCTGCCCTCGACCCCGCAACGGCCTGGCAGCCTCGGCAGGCGATGAACGCGGTGGGTTCGGGCCGGTTCATCGGAAAGGGCTTCCTCGAGGGCAACCAGATCCGGCTTCGCAACCTGCCGGCCCTGTGGACGGATTTCCCCTTTGCCGTGTGGGCCGAAGAGTGGGGCTTTCTGGGATGCCTCGTGATGCTCGGAGCCTACACGTTCCTCATCATGCGCGCGCTGCGCGTGGCCTCTGAAGCCCGCGACCGCTTCGGAGCCGCCGTGTGCGTGGGGGCCGCGGCGATCATGTTTTGGCAGGTGACCGTGAACATCGGCATGGTCACGGGCGTTTTGCCGGTGGTCGGCGTCACCTTGCCGCTCGTCAGTTACGGAGGGTCGAGCATCCTTACGGTCTTGGTCTCCTTGGGGCTGGTCATGAACGTGTCCGTGCGCCGTTACGCGTACTGA
- the mrdA gene encoding penicillin-binding protein 2: MEIAGQNAELPEIRRRTRLFALLVLLVFGGLAARLFYLQVLEGDAFYRVTADSVIRTEVLPAVRGELRDRRGRVLATTRPSYNVQVVPSRLEEVTYRQLLGYLADHDEELPDWETFRERVAERLDRPFVLATDVSRETMSQLETSLESRGVSVMTEARRHYPHGPLAAHTLGYLNEVSAEEVRTLKEEGYRPGDLVGRTGIEKQWEPYLRGRKGFRKYVVPRRGVDPADIRIEDLVEGPTQVDSVPGEHLVLTIDLDVQKLVERALAAQRAAAAVVVEVDTGRILAMVSRPGFDPNVMSGRLSAEAAGRLFNDPFRPLRDRTLSDTFNPGSTFKVISALTALEDGILTTEDRTKCNRFVQVGRRRFHCTKAHSVVNLMQAVLQSCNVYFYELGMHPGIMDRLARHATEFGLGVPSGLGINGEQAGFVPSEQWHREREAALNAQAVGPQGFMIGHALNTAIGEGATRVTPTQMALVYAAIAKDGTLWLPQIIERIESADGKVLEEFPPRVRRQLTVRPETLALLRKALVGVVNDPKGTAYRARSPRVLVAGKTGTAQVGTSRGRAGELPPLYARLDHAWFAGFAPADAPKIAFAVLVEHGGHGGDVAAPVASQIAERYMDLVAEREHAETAASDPKPSLVGRAGPSAKVP; encoded by the coding sequence ATGGAGATCGCTGGACAGAACGCCGAGCTGCCCGAGATTCGCAGGCGCACACGCCTCTTTGCGCTGCTCGTCTTGTTGGTCTTCGGAGGCTTGGCCGCGCGCTTGTTTTATCTCCAAGTGCTCGAAGGTGATGCCTTCTACCGGGTCACCGCGGACAGCGTGATTCGCACGGAGGTCCTTCCGGCCGTGCGCGGCGAGCTGCGGGATCGACGCGGGCGCGTGCTTGCCACCACCCGCCCCTCGTACAACGTACAGGTGGTGCCGTCGCGGCTCGAGGAGGTCACGTACCGGCAGCTGCTCGGCTACCTGGCCGACCACGACGAGGAGCTGCCGGACTGGGAGACCTTCCGCGAGCGCGTCGCAGAACGCCTGGATCGCCCCTTCGTGCTGGCAACCGACGTGTCCCGCGAGACGATGTCTCAACTGGAGACCTCCCTCGAGAGCCGGGGCGTGAGCGTGATGACGGAGGCGCGCCGTCACTATCCCCACGGCCCCCTGGCCGCGCACACGTTGGGTTACCTCAACGAGGTTTCGGCCGAAGAAGTGCGCACACTCAAGGAAGAGGGCTACCGGCCTGGCGATCTCGTGGGGCGCACCGGGATCGAAAAGCAGTGGGAGCCCTACCTGCGAGGCCGCAAGGGCTTTCGCAAATACGTCGTGCCCCGGCGCGGGGTCGACCCCGCCGACATCCGCATCGAAGATTTGGTCGAGGGGCCCACCCAGGTGGATTCGGTCCCCGGTGAACATCTGGTGCTGACCATCGATCTCGACGTGCAGAAGCTGGTCGAGCGTGCGCTGGCCGCCCAGCGTGCGGCGGCGGCCGTGGTGGTGGAGGTCGATACCGGCCGGATCTTGGCCATGGTGTCACGGCCGGGCTTCGATCCGAACGTGATGTCGGGACGCCTCAGCGCCGAGGCGGCCGGACGGCTGTTCAACGATCCCTTCAGGCCGCTGCGAGATCGCACGCTGAGCGATACGTTCAATCCGGGCTCGACGTTCAAGGTCATTTCAGCGCTGACGGCGCTCGAAGACGGCATTCTGACCACCGAAGACCGCACCAAATGCAACCGCTTCGTCCAGGTGGGCCGCCGCCGGTTTCACTGCACGAAGGCTCACAGCGTGGTCAACCTCATGCAGGCGGTGCTTCAAAGCTGCAATGTCTACTTCTACGAGCTGGGCATGCACCCGGGCATCATGGATAGGTTGGCGCGCCACGCGACCGAATTCGGGCTGGGCGTGCCTTCTGGGCTTGGCATCAATGGAGAGCAGGCCGGCTTCGTGCCGAGTGAACAATGGCACCGGGAGCGTGAGGCCGCATTGAATGCGCAGGCGGTGGGGCCACAAGGCTTCATGATTGGACACGCCCTCAACACCGCCATCGGCGAGGGAGCCACCCGCGTCACCCCCACACAGATGGCCCTGGTCTATGCGGCGATCGCCAAGGATGGCACCCTGTGGCTGCCGCAGATCATCGAGCGCATCGAGTCGGCCGACGGCAAGGTGCTCGAAGAGTTTCCGCCGCGGGTGCGTCGCCAACTCACTGTGCGTCCCGAAACCCTCGCGTTGCTTCGCAAGGCGCTGGTGGGCGTCGTGAACGATCCGAAGGGAACCGCGTACCGTGCCCGTTCCCCCCGCGTGCTGGTGGCGGGAAAGACAGGAACCGCACAGGTCGGTACCAGCCGCGGGCGCGCCGGCGAACTGCCCCCGCTTTACGCCCGCCTCGACCACGCCTGGTTCGCAGGCTTCGCCCCTGCCGATGCTCCCAAGATCGCCTTTGCGGTCCTCGTGGAGCACGGTGGCCACGGCGGAGACGTGGCGGCGCCCGTGGCTTCGCAGATTGCCGAGCGCTACATGGATCTGGTTGCCGAGCGTGAGCACGCCGAAACGGCGGCGAGCGACCCCAAGCCCTCACTCGTGGGCCGAGCGGGCCCTTCAGCGAAGGTGCCGTGA
- the mreD gene encoding rod shape-determining protein MreD: MRPAAIVIVALVLVLLQSTVLELAPVHIVTPACGLLVVLHAAFSERWSLSSTAMLSFGLGYLFDLVSGAPLGVHAFVYLVMSQLGRVLSTRVVMRGVVLAAGIAFLASLLTGALVIVVRAQINPEGGYEGISETPLEALLTGLFAPPVLWMLRQLEGRLDPARLRVGLARRRRRSLSHAATPR; encoded by the coding sequence ATGAGACCGGCCGCCATCGTCATCGTTGCCCTCGTGCTCGTGTTGCTGCAGTCGACCGTGCTCGAGCTGGCGCCCGTTCACATCGTCACCCCCGCCTGCGGACTGCTCGTGGTTTTGCACGCAGCGTTCTCCGAACGCTGGTCGCTCTCGTCCACCGCCATGCTTTCCTTCGGCCTGGGTTATCTCTTCGATCTCGTGTCCGGCGCGCCGCTCGGCGTTCACGCGTTCGTTTACCTGGTGATGAGCCAACTCGGGAGGGTGTTGTCGACCCGTGTGGTGATGCGGGGTGTGGTGCTCGCCGCCGGCATTGCCTTCCTGGCTTCGTTGCTCACGGGCGCGCTGGTGATCGTGGTGCGGGCCCAGATCAACCCCGAAGGGGGCTACGAAGGCATCAGCGAAACGCCGCTCGAAGCGCTGCTCACAGGGCTCTTTGCGCCGCCCGTGCTGTGGATGCTGAGGCAGCTCGAAGGGCGCCTCGATCCCGCCCGCTTGCGCGTGGGGCTGGCGCGGCGCCGACGCCGTTCGCTGAGCCACGCCGCCACCCCTCGGTAA
- a CDS encoding rod shape-determining protein MreC, with protein sequence MTGTRQKLREVAVVATTLIVALVLLRQSAKNPGELSTLDRGILHLLSPIQSALSSVGRSIGNLAGRYVDLVHVRAENETLRRDNSRLRAELLEAKRGALESLRLQKLLDLRNAVASETVAARVVAIDTSPYFRVARVTLDRGEGALARGMPVITPEGVVGRIDRVAGDTADIQLAVDPRFALDVFLPRTRSRGILRGRSGENGYRSVVEYLARGEEVREGDLVLTSGLGGNFPRDLPVGHISKVLRGSGLHQEVEVTPEVDFVRLSEVLVVVAPAPAPDPDAGARRSAPPARGITLYR encoded by the coding sequence ATGACCGGCACCCGACAAAAACTGCGTGAGGTGGCCGTGGTGGCCACCACGCTCATCGTAGCGCTCGTGCTTTTACGGCAAAGCGCCAAAAATCCTGGCGAGCTCTCCACGCTGGATCGGGGAATCTTGCATCTGCTGTCGCCGATTCAAAGCGCCCTGTCGTCGGTGGGGCGTAGCATCGGCAACCTGGCGGGGCGCTACGTCGACCTGGTGCACGTGCGGGCCGAAAACGAGACGTTGCGCCGTGACAACAGCCGTCTACGGGCAGAGCTGCTCGAGGCCAAGCGCGGGGCCCTCGAGAGCCTGCGCCTGCAAAAGCTTCTGGACCTTCGCAACGCCGTGGCCTCGGAGACCGTGGCCGCGCGCGTGGTGGCGATCGACACGTCGCCCTACTTTCGCGTCGCCCGGGTCACTCTGGATCGCGGTGAGGGCGCGCTGGCCCGTGGGATGCCGGTGATTACACCCGAGGGCGTCGTGGGACGCATCGATCGCGTGGCAGGCGACACGGCCGACATTCAGCTGGCGGTGGATCCCCGCTTCGCGCTGGACGTCTTCCTTCCGCGCACGCGGAGCCGCGGCATTTTGCGGGGCCGCTCCGGTGAAAACGGGTACCGCAGCGTGGTGGAGTATCTCGCGCGCGGCGAAGAGGTCCGCGAAGGCGATCTCGTGTTGACGAGTGGTCTTGGCGGAAACTTCCCTCGCGATCTCCCGGTGGGCCACATCAGTAAGGTGCTGCGGGGCAGTGGTCTGCACCAAGAGGTCGAGGTCACCCCCGAGGTGGACTTCGTCCGTTTGTCCGAGGTGCTCGTGGTGGTGGCCCCCGCCCCGGCTCCCGATCCCGACGCCGGGGCCCGCCGCAGCGCTCCGCCCGCGCGGGGGATCACGCTTTACCGATGA
- a CDS encoding rod shape-determining protein has protein sequence MLLDWVYGLFSNDLAIDLGTANTLTFVRGKGIVSNEPSVVAVQRNGNGTKKVLAVGRSAKEMLGRTPGNITAVRPMKDGVIADFEVTEAMLRYFITRVHNRQTLVKPRIAVGVPSGITEVEKRAVRDSALAAGAREVHLIEEPMAAAIGAGLPVTEPSGNMIVDIGGGTTEVAVISLAGIVTSRSIRVGGDKMDDAIVAFIKRKYNMLVGERTAELVKKKIGNAASLPEVESMDIKGRDLVAGVPKTLVVTSEEIREALFEPVTAIVEAVRSVLERTPPELAADIVDRGIVLTGGGSQLRNLDQLLREATGLPVMVSDAPECAVVLGTGKALDELDLLREVSLQ, from the coding sequence ATGCTGCTTGACTGGGTCTACGGGCTCTTCTCGAATGACCTTGCCATCGATCTGGGCACCGCCAACACGCTCACCTTCGTGCGCGGCAAGGGCATCGTTTCGAACGAGCCTTCGGTGGTGGCCGTCCAGAGAAACGGCAACGGTACGAAGAAGGTCTTGGCCGTTGGCCGCAGCGCCAAGGAGATGCTGGGGCGCACCCCCGGAAACATCACCGCGGTTCGGCCCATGAAGGACGGCGTCATCGCGGACTTCGAGGTCACGGAGGCCATGCTCCGCTACTTCATTACCCGCGTGCACAACCGCCAGACCCTGGTGAAGCCGCGCATCGCGGTGGGCGTGCCGTCCGGGATCACCGAGGTGGAAAAGCGCGCGGTGCGCGATTCGGCGCTGGCAGCGGGGGCCCGCGAGGTCCATCTGATCGAGGAGCCCATGGCCGCTGCGATCGGCGCCGGACTGCCCGTGACGGAGCCCTCGGGCAACATGATCGTCGACATCGGTGGCGGCACCACGGAGGTCGCCGTCATCTCGCTGGCCGGCATCGTCACTTCGCGCTCGATTCGCGTGGGCGGCGACAAGATGGACGACGCCATCGTGGCCTTCATCAAGCGCAAGTACAACATGCTGGTGGGCGAACGCACCGCGGAGCTGGTCAAAAAGAAGATCGGCAATGCGGCTTCCCTTCCCGAAGTGGAGTCCATGGACATCAAAGGCCGCGATCTCGTGGCCGGGGTCCCCAAGACCCTGGTGGTGACCAGCGAAGAGATCCGCGAGGCCCTGTTCGAGCCCGTGACGGCGATCGTCGAGGCCGTGCGTTCAGTGCTGGAACGCACGCCGCCCGAGCTCGCGGCCGACATCGTGGATCGCGGCATCGTGCTGACGGGTGGCGGTTCGCAGCTTCGCAACCTCGACCAACTGCTGCGAGAAGCCACGGGCTTGCCTGTGATGGTTTCGGACGCGCCCGAGTGCGCCGTGGTGCTCGGCACCGGAAAGGCGCTTGACGAGCTGGATCTGCTGCGGGAAGTTTCGCTTCAATAG
- a CDS encoding SurA N-terminal domain-containing protein gives MLEQMRDHSRSLLIYLLFGIIIAVFVVSFGPQSVGGFDSSGASVGEAAAIRGHEVSAQEFRQAFLLAQGDRFDPEQAKLARVRETLLDRLIVRELFAQEAAKLGLVVGREEAEDFIAQGQFMQFGQVRSFAGDKGFDYDEFTRFVRYYGFTPATFIELQQRELQAERFRKVLKEGVTVSPAEVKAEWEFRNTQINLEYLRFPIGKYQAQVAPSADEITAYAAAHEKALEEAYEKDKAFRFTKVPKERRLEIVRVALPAEASDADKQAAVAKLEPVAKAAAQGLAVAAKKLVADPKSGVTYEAPAWRREGAAGLGSEVSAQVAAAAEGAVVGPVQAEGAVVVVKVGAAREGDLAFADVRNELAEEAMRRDVAEAKAKAAAEAALVKAKQALAAAPDKTLKDVFPGPSEQPAPEQAGDAPRAEETGSFVREGNNVEGIGRSAELAKAVWALTKEAPFQGPAKVAGAYVVVRLKERQEPDATVFESSKESELQMAEDVKAYQVVFDWSSRACKAAKDAKQIKVNPEILVYPDGKPSAVKYEPCSPSPFGLGGVGL, from the coding sequence ATGCTCGAGCAGATGCGGGACCATTCACGGAGCCTGCTCATTTACTTGCTGTTCGGCATCATCATTGCCGTTTTCGTCGTGAGCTTCGGACCGCAGTCGGTCGGCGGGTTCGACTCGTCGGGTGCCTCGGTCGGAGAAGCCGCCGCGATTCGCGGTCACGAGGTGTCGGCCCAAGAGTTCCGTCAGGCGTTCCTGCTGGCGCAAGGTGACCGCTTCGACCCTGAGCAGGCGAAGCTGGCGCGCGTGCGCGAGACGCTCCTCGATCGACTCATCGTGCGGGAGCTGTTTGCGCAAGAAGCGGCCAAGCTGGGTCTGGTGGTAGGCCGCGAGGAGGCCGAGGACTTCATCGCGCAAGGGCAGTTCATGCAGTTCGGCCAGGTGAGGTCCTTCGCAGGTGACAAGGGCTTCGATTACGACGAGTTCACGCGCTTCGTGCGCTACTACGGATTCACGCCCGCAACGTTCATCGAGCTGCAGCAACGGGAACTGCAGGCAGAACGTTTCCGCAAGGTGCTCAAAGAGGGCGTTACGGTGTCGCCTGCCGAGGTGAAGGCAGAGTGGGAGTTCCGCAACACGCAGATCAACCTCGAGTACCTGCGTTTCCCGATTGGCAAGTATCAAGCGCAGGTGGCGCCGTCGGCTGACGAGATCACGGCCTATGCGGCCGCGCACGAAAAAGCCCTCGAGGAAGCGTACGAAAAGGACAAAGCTTTCCGCTTCACCAAGGTCCCGAAGGAGCGCCGGCTCGAGATCGTGCGCGTGGCGCTGCCGGCCGAGGCTAGCGACGCCGACAAGCAGGCGGCCGTCGCGAAGCTCGAACCGGTGGCCAAAGCCGCCGCGCAGGGGCTGGCGGTTGCGGCGAAGAAGCTGGTGGCCGACCCCAAATCGGGCGTGACCTACGAAGCGCCTGCCTGGCGGCGAGAAGGGGCCGCGGGCCTCGGCAGCGAGGTCTCGGCTCAGGTTGCGGCCGCCGCGGAGGGGGCCGTCGTGGGTCCCGTACAGGCGGAGGGCGCCGTGGTGGTGGTCAAGGTGGGCGCGGCCCGTGAGGGGGACCTGGCCTTTGCGGACGTACGAAACGAGCTGGCCGAAGAGGCGATGCGTCGGGATGTGGCGGAGGCCAAGGCAAAGGCTGCCGCGGAGGCCGCGTTGGTCAAGGCGAAGCAAGCCCTGGCGGCCGCGCCCGACAAAACGCTGAAGGACGTGTTCCCGGGCCCGTCGGAGCAACCGGCGCCCGAGCAGGCAGGGGATGCGCCCCGGGCCGAAGAGACGGGGTCCTTCGTGCGCGAAGGCAACAACGTCGAGGGCATCGGGCGCTCGGCCGAACTGGCAAAAGCCGTGTGGGCGCTCACGAAGGAAGCCCCCTTCCAGGGTCCCGCCAAGGTGGCCGGCGCCTACGTCGTGGTGCGACTCAAGGAGCGCCAGGAGCCCGATGCAACCGTCTTCGAGAGCAGCAAGGAAAGCGAGCTCCAGATGGCGGAAGACGTCAAGGCCTACCAGGTGGTCTTCGACTGGTCGTCACGCGCCTGCAAGGCCGCCAAGGACGCCAAGCAGATCAAGGTCAACCCCGAGATCCTGGTGTACCCGGACGGCAAGCCGTCCGCGGTGAAATACGAACCCTGCAGCCCGTCCCCCTTTGGTCTCGGGGGCGTCGGGTTGTAG
- a CDS encoding response regulator transcription factor, with protein MGPFKESAVTEMKKMKVMIVEDHLVARMGLRTLIDHQSDMQVVEEARSGSEAVERYGRTKPDVVLMDLRLPVLDGIAATELIVKADASARVLVFSSFDAETDLVRAHAAGARGYVLKSADAQDLLAAIRDVFEGRKHFPQALNDRLDQGTGPELNTRERELLLYLVKGLNNREIAEVSDLTRGTVRIYLTRLFAKLQVSNRTEAVTAAFERGLVKPEWAQAGRR; from the coding sequence ATGGGCCCATTCAAGGAGAGCGCCGTGACGGAAATGAAGAAGATGAAGGTCATGATCGTCGAGGATCATCTCGTGGCGCGGATGGGGCTTCGTACCCTCATCGACCATCAATCGGACATGCAGGTGGTGGAGGAGGCGCGCAGCGGGTCCGAAGCGGTGGAACGGTACGGCCGCACCAAACCCGACGTGGTCCTGATGGATCTGCGCTTACCCGTGCTCGATGGGATCGCCGCCACGGAGCTCATCGTCAAGGCCGATGCCAGCGCGCGTGTGCTCGTGTTTTCGTCGTTCGATGCCGAGACCGATCTCGTGAGGGCGCACGCGGCCGGGGCCCGCGGCTACGTGCTCAAGAGCGCGGACGCGCAAGACCTGCTGGCCGCGATCCGCGACGTGTTCGAGGGGCGAAAGCATTTCCCTCAAGCGCTCAACGACAGGCTGGATCAAGGCACAGGCCCCGAGCTCAACACACGCGAGCGAGAGCTGTTGCTCTATCTGGTGAAGGGGCTGAACAACCGCGAGATCGCCGAAGTGTCGGATCTGACCCGCGGCACGGTGCGGATCTACCTCACGAGGCTCTTCGCGAAGCTCCAGGTGAGCAACCGCACCGAAGCCGTGACGGCGGCGTTCGAGCGAGGCCTGGTCAAGCCCGAGTGGGCCCAAGCCGGGCGCCGCTGA
- a CDS encoding class I fructose-bisphosphate aldolase — protein MTTTQTIDTNELVELLGQDARSLLDHEAKIPKTTLHLPGGDFVDRVLTHSDRRPAVLGNFQRILNTGRLGGTGYVSILPVDQGIEHSGGASFAPNPEMFDPENIVKLAIEGGCNCVASTFGVLGMVARKYAHKIPFMVKLNHNEFFSYPNTYDQTMFGRVKTAWDMGAISVGATVYWGSAESRRQLQEVAEAFAQAHELGMVTVLWCYTRNKAFKTEDADYHTAADFTGQADHLGVTLQADIIKQKAPTNNGGYNAPSLKGFGKTHAKVYSDLTTPHPIDLTRYQVVNGYMGRAGLINSGGESKGAGDLAEAVRTAVINKRAGGMGLISGRKAFQRPMKEGAALLHAIQDVYLNPDVTVA, from the coding sequence ATGACGACGACCCAGACCATCGACACGAACGAGCTCGTCGAGCTGCTGGGGCAAGACGCCCGATCGCTGCTCGACCACGAAGCCAAGATTCCGAAAACCACGTTGCACCTGCCCGGAGGTGACTTCGTCGACCGGGTGCTCACGCACTCCGACCGGCGCCCCGCCGTGCTCGGCAACTTTCAGCGCATCCTGAACACGGGCCGCCTTGGCGGCACGGGCTATGTGTCCATTTTGCCCGTGGACCAAGGCATCGAGCACTCGGGCGGGGCGTCTTTCGCCCCGAACCCCGAAATGTTCGATCCCGAGAACATCGTCAAGCTCGCCATCGAGGGCGGCTGTAACTGCGTGGCCAGCACCTTCGGTGTGCTCGGCATGGTGGCACGCAAGTACGCCCACAAGATCCCCTTCATGGTGAAGCTGAACCACAATGAGTTCTTCTCGTATCCCAACACCTACGATCAAACCATGTTCGGCCGTGTGAAGACCGCCTGGGACATGGGCGCCATCTCGGTGGGCGCCACGGTGTACTGGGGCTCGGCGGAATCACGCCGCCAGCTGCAGGAGGTGGCAGAAGCGTTCGCGCAAGCGCACGAGCTGGGTATGGTGACCGTGCTGTGGTGCTACACCCGTAACAAGGCCTTCAAGACCGAAGACGCCGACTACCACACGGCCGCCGACTTCACGGGTCAAGCCGACCACCTGGGCGTGACCCTGCAGGCCGACATCATCAAGCAAAAGGCCCCCACCAACAACGGCGGCTACAACGCCCCTTCACTCAAGGGGTTCGGAAAGACCCACGCGAAGGTCTATAGCGACCTCACGACGCCGCACCCCATCGACCTCACGCGGTACCAGGTGGTCAACGGCTACATGGGACGCGCGGGCCTCATCAACTCGGGGGGCGAGTCGAAGGGCGCAGGCGACCTGGCCGAGGCCGTCCGCACCGCCGTCATCAACAAGCGCGCCGGGGGCATGGGACTCATCTCGGGGCGCAAGGCCTTTCAGCGGCCCATGAAGGAGGGCGCCGCGTTGCTACATGCAATCCAGGACGTGTACCTGAACCCCGACGTGACCGTGGCCTGA